The genomic interval AGCGCGAGATGAAAGCGGTCTTCGGCGAGGATGAACACGTGAGGGATGGTGTAACAAAACAGCAAAAGAGCCAATAAGCAAGTTTGCGGATTCCAGCGGAGGAGAGATAGTCCCAGCGCGGCAGAGGTGGAAATGATGACAAACGGCAAAAGCAGAATGGCGGAAATCGTTAGCAAAAGCGGAAGAGGGATAAAGCCGAGCAGATCGTTGCCATAAAAGTACATCAGCACGCGCTTTTCCAACCCAAAGAAGAAGCCGAGGCGGTTGATCGCCAGCGGAACGAATCGTTCAGGTTGCGCTTTGATAAATTCAATTGCTTTCTCTGTCCCAATTTTGTCACGCTCGGCATCGTCGAGGATGGGAAGTAGATCCAGCGAGGGACCGAACACGAAGGAGCCGTTTCCCTGCGGATGATAGCCGAGGTACAAGTTGTAGCCCATCGAAGTTTCGATACCCGTGAGTTTGCCGTGTAAGAGGGAATTACGAATGATCCACGGCGCAATGACAAGGACAAAAGCGAGGATGGAGAGAATTGTCCGCTTGCCGTGCAAATAAAAGAGAAGGCAGAATGCGGCGAGGGCAAATACGAGAATGACTGAGCGCGTGAGGGCGGTGAGGGCGAGGAAGATTCCAGAGAGTAAAAAGTTTGAAGTTGTTGGTTTTTCGATGGAGGAAAGAAGAAAGAGGAAAGAGGCGAGGAGGAGGGCGAAGAATGGATTTTCAGTTCCGAGACCGAGAGGGTAGACGAGAAGCATGGGATAGGCGGCGATAATCCATGCAGAGGTACGAGAACCACTTTCTTTCCACTTTCCACTTTCTATTTCGGTGGATGATGGAAAGTGGAAAGTGAAGAATTTCTTCGCCACCCAATACGTGAGCGGCGCAAGCGGCGCTCCCAAAAAGATTGCTTGCGCCAGCCGCGCGGCGAAGAAGCGGGAGAAATCTATCCCGTTGAAAAAATAGACGATGGCGAGAAAGGCTGGGTACAGCGGCGCGCGGAACGAGGTGGGAATGCCGAGGCGTGGATCATACTCCCTAGCGGTAGACAGGTCGAAGTCCACGAAAGAGGCGAGTTGGTTTAAATCCGATTCGGCGTACCAGCGGAATCCATGTCCTTGAGCGAGACTGCGCGCGAGCATGTCGTATTGAAACATGTCGTCGAGTCCGATGCTAAGTCCGCGCGCGGCGATGATGGGAATCAATCGGAGGATCAGTGCGACGAGATAAATTTTGAAGGCGAAGGATTTGAACATAATGAGAGTCACCGTCCCGCAGGTTGGCGTGAAAAACAATGTTGATCGAGGAAACCTGCGGGACGTTTTGATAACTTAAACATAAAACGGATTGCACCATTGTACCGTGCAATCCGTTTGTCTTATGCAGGGACGGGCAATGCGGCTTTGAGCTTTTCAATGCGCCGCGCGAGATACGGCATGTAATAACCGTCATATTTTTCCCACAGGTCGGGCTTCGTCCAATCGGAGCCTTTGACCTGACCTCGGCAGTTGGGAGTGCCGCAATGACATTCAAACTCGTCGTAGATCGAACCGTCGCACATGGCGTAATCGAAGTTGATCTCCTCCCCCGCTTTGATGTCGCGCATCGCCACCACGCCAACCTGTCCTGTAAAACCCGCATTGGGTTCGCAGGAATGATTGAAACAATCAGAAGGCTCCAACGGATCGGGAGTGATCAAATAATAATCATCTTCGATCTGAAGCACGCGCTGGGTGAAGTGCGGCATGTTGGGGTCGAGTTCGTCTCTCGCCGCAATCTGCCCTCCAAACAGCGC from Candidatus Defluviilinea gracilis carries:
- a CDS encoding glycosyltransferase family 39 protein, producing the protein MFKSFAFKIYLVALILRLIPIIAARGLSIGLDDMFQYDMLARSLAQGHGFRWYAESDLNQLASFVDFDLSTAREYDPRLGIPTSFRAPLYPAFLAIVYFFNGIDFSRFFAARLAQAIFLGAPLAPLTYWVAKKFFTFHFPSSTEIESGKWKESGSRTSAWIIAAYPMLLVYPLGLGTENPFFALLLASFLFLLSSIEKPTTSNFLLSGIFLALTALTRSVILVFALAAFCLLFYLHGKRTILSILAFVLVIAPWIIRNSLLHGKLTGIETSMGYNLYLGYHPQGNGSFVFGPSLDLLPILDDAERDKIGTEKAIEFIKAQPERFVPLAINRLGFFFGLEKRVLMYFYGNDLLGFIPLPLLLTISAILLLPFVIISTSAALGLSLLRWNPQTCLLALLLFCYTIPHVFILAEDRFHLALVPYFAILAAWFWVNGFKALSLRWQESQSGKILLILSILSVILLVTNWGLELVRDWDKIAQLLGPSGNQSYFPY
- a CDS encoding SET domain-containing protein, with the translated sequence MTGQFTSHLNPKCSSGAFEEKGGCGVFAREPIKKGELLALFGGQIAARDELDPNMPHFTQRVLQIEDDYYLITPDPLEPSDCFNHSCEPNAGFTGQVGVVAMRDIKAGEEINFDYAMCDGSIYDEFECHCGTPNCRGQVKGSDWTKPDLWEKYDGYYMPYLARRIEKLKAALPVPA